A stretch of DNA from Henriciella sp. AS95:
CTGAACCGCATCGTGCCTTTCCTCGGCAGACATGTACCAGAAGAGGCGCGGGCGGACGCGTGATGAGCGAACAGATCCTGCAACAGATCGATACCGGCCTCTGGCTGGGGGAAGGCCCAGTGGTCGATTTCCACGGCATGCCCTACCCCACACGCATGGTCATCGCCCGTTTGCCGGACGGGGATCTGTGGGTCTGGTCGCCCGTCGAGCTGACCGCCGCGCTGAAAGGCGAGGTCGAGGCGCTTGGCCCGGTGGCGCACCTCGTCAGCCCGAACCCGATCCACTACCTCTTCCTCGCCCAGTGGCACGAGGCCTGGCCGGACGCAAAACTCTGGGGCCCGGCCGCCACCATAAAGAAATGCGACTCGCTGCCCTTCGAACCGGCGCTGGAGGACACCGCGCCCGACGCCTGGCAGGGCGTGATCACGCAGGCCTGGTTCCGCGGCTCCTTCTTCATGGACGAGATCGCCTTCGTGCATGAGCCAACGCACACCGCCATCTTTGCCGACCTGTCGGAGAATTTCAGCGACGACTTCCTGAAGAACAACTGGAAAGGCTGGCAGCGCGCCATCGCGAAAGTCTGGGGCATTACGGTCGGCAAGGGCCATGCGCCCCTGGAATGGCGGCTGAGCTGGCTGAACCGGGCGCCCGCCCGCAAGGCGCTCGCGAAGATCATGGCCAGCCAGCCGGACCGGGTCATCATGGCCCATGGCGAATGGGTCGACACCGGCGGAGACGCTTTCCTGCGTCAGGCCTTCGCCTGGCTGATCCGCGACTAGGGAGGACGCCATATGAGCGATGAGACCAATCCGGTCCTGACAGAGACGGACGGCCATATCCTCACCGTCACCATCAACCGCCCGCAGGCGCGCAATGCCGTCGACCGTGACACCGCACAGGCGCTTTACGACACCTTCAAGGCATTTGATGCCGATGACGGCCTGTCAGTCGCCATCCTGACCGGCGCGGGCGGCAATTTCTGTGCAGGGGCAGACCTGAAAGCGGTGTCCGAAGGGCGCGGCAATGTCACCAGGCCGGATGGCGATCTCGGGCCGATGGGACCCTCGCGGTTAAGACTGTCCAAGCCCGTCATCGCGGCGGTGGAAGGCTATGCCGTGGCCGGCGGGCTGGAGCTGGCCGTCTGGTGTGACCTGCGCGTGATCTCCGAAACGGCCCGCTTCGGCGTTTTCTGCCGGCGCTTCGGCGTGCCGCTGATCGATGGCGGGACGATCCGCCTGCCCCGTCTGATCGGCCAGTCGCGGGCGATGGACCTGATCCTGACCGGACGCGAAATTGCCCC
This window harbors:
- a CDS encoding crotonase/enoyl-CoA hydratase family protein; this encodes MSDETNPVLTETDGHILTVTINRPQARNAVDRDTAQALYDTFKAFDADDGLSVAILTGAGGNFCAGADLKAVSEGRGNVTRPDGDLGPMGPSRLRLSKPVIAAVEGYAVAGGLELAVWCDLRVISETARFGVFCRRFGVPLIDGGTIRLPRLIGQSRAMDLILTGREIAPDEAMSIGLANRRAPAGEALAATHALASQIAAFPQRCLRADRLSALTQWSLDEDTALKAEIAGGLDVIQSGETVSGATAFKSGKGRHGAF
- a CDS encoding DUF4336 domain-containing protein, with product MSEQILQQIDTGLWLGEGPVVDFHGMPYPTRMVIARLPDGDLWVWSPVELTAALKGEVEALGPVAHLVSPNPIHYLFLAQWHEAWPDAKLWGPAATIKKCDSLPFEPALEDTAPDAWQGVITQAWFRGSFFMDEIAFVHEPTHTAIFADLSENFSDDFLKNNWKGWQRAIAKVWGITVGKGHAPLEWRLSWLNRAPARKALAKIMASQPDRVIMAHGEWVDTGGDAFLRQAFAWLIRD